A stretch of DNA from Schizosaccharomyces osmophilus chromosome 2, complete sequence:
TAATTTCTTAAGTATTTATTAGCAAAGGTATTGTCAGTCATTACTTTTTCAtcgttcttttgtttcgttCTATAACTATAATCTTTGTATTTACAATTCGCCAAGTAAAggatccttttttttttgtttgcaacTTGCACGGGTTTCCTTTGAAATACTtaatatgaaaaaatactTATGGAGAACGCCCTCTATGGCAAATCATGGGCGGTCTTTGAAGGAAGTCATGAAATGTACTACTATCGATGATGTTTTCTCTATTGTGCAGAAAGTTGGTGATGGAACGTTTGGTTCTGTACATTTGGCTACCCGCAAAGACTCGACAAAGGTAGTAGCCATTAAATctatgaagaagaagttaGTAAAGATATCCGATGCTGCTAGGCTACGTGAAGTCCACTCCTTGCTTCATCTTTCAGAGCATGAAAATATTGTTAATATTTTTGACCTTTACATTGATCaacctttttgtttgcataTCGTAATGGAATTCCTTGAGTGTAATTTATTTCAGTTGATTAATTCCCGACGAGGCAAGCCGTTTTCTTACAACACTGTTCGAGATATTATGAGTCAGATATTTCAGGGCATAGGGCACATTCATGCGAATGGCTTCTTTCATCGGGACATGAAACCCGAGAATATTCTGGTATCGCCCGTGGAAAACTCTGATGCATACAAGGTGAAAATAGCAGACTTCGGGCTTGCGAGGGAAATACACTCGAGCCCACCTTACACGGAATACGTTTCCACTCGCTGGTATCGTGCTCCCGAATTATTGCTTCGAGATTCGTGTTATTCATGTCCAGTTGACATATACGCTGCAGGTTGTATGGCTTTTGAAGTTGCAACCTTACAGCCAATATTCCCTGGAATGGATGACGTCGATCAGCTGTATAAAATATGTGAAATTCTAGGAAGTCCGGACGAAGAATCGCAAAATATGGGATTTGGAGGGGGTGGCACATGGAAGCAAGCAGAAAAATTAACAAGAGAGCTGGGAATCATTCTGCCCAGATTAGCACCTTTAAATTTACGAGAGTTATTCTCTTCGCCATGGAATGGAGCATTTGCATCGATGCTCACCGAACTATTACAGTGGAATCCAGATGTCAGACCTAATGCGCGAAAATGTTTGGAGCTTGATTTTTTCAGCGCAGAAGAAGTAAAGGTCGAGAAACCAACGGAAGTGAAAACGAAACAAGTCGGGAAGGTTAGCGAAGCTCAAGTCTCCATACCAACGTATTCATTTCAGAacatatttacaaaagttACATTACCTTATGTTGCGGATAAGACGGGTACGCGTTCTTCGAAGCTATATCAAAAGTTCCATAAAGGAATTACAGGGTTTAAGCGCACG
This window harbors:
- the pit1 gene encoding serine/threonine protein kinase, meiotic, STKc MAK-like Pit1, which translates into the protein MKKYLWRTPSMANHGRSLKEVMKCTTIDDVFSIVQKVGDGTFGSVHLATRKDSTKVVAIKSMKKKLVKISDAARLREVHSLLHLSEHENIVNIFDLYIDQPFCLHIVMEFLECNLFQLINSRRGKPFSYNTVRDIMSQIFQGIGHIHANGFFHRDMKPENILVSPVENSDAYKVKIADFGLAREIHSSPPYTEYVSTRWYRAPELLLRDSCYSCPVDIYAAGCMAFEVATLQPIFPGMDDVDQLYKICEILGSPDEESQNMGFGGGGTWKQAEKLTRELGIILPRLAPLNLRELFSSPWNGAFASMLTELLQWNPDVRPNARKCLELDFFSAEEVKVEKPTEVKTKQVGKVSEAQVSIPTYSFQNIFTKVTLPYVADKTGTRSSKLYQKFHKGITGFKRTFQKSNKQKKGTKTPQPISTPVDRPPSPFFPVLPQIRPSTPLNLKLRNYMLSSAEYNATNKSMPMFMETSQSAGLSQLNDKENRQIRRKSTDASSLKHFTSGARKSVPSYSDVETISPTTLNDKSATLRSSKFSGLSNGSSRSTAQTYSVLLDSADWEQTSLWEKSSLKGNSDAQVTKRSLKSFKGEEADEKGENDSKPDLGLRKSSILSSNILEHDFPDFGVTSLADTLGVPGLPTRSDSHVTSQTIS